A region of Mycoplasmopsis bovirhinis DNA encodes the following proteins:
- a CDS encoding glucose-6-phosphate isomerase, translated as MKKIFLNLENAICQKEILKYQDKVTKINAAMDSFTSVGADFLGWKDLPENINQAELKTMKEAAQKLHQQNIELLVVIGIGGSYLGSKAALDFIQGLYPGKSRKMEVIFAGTSISSSSLSQLLKYAEGKKFAINVISKSGTTTEPAIAFRFFKNLLEKQVGALKASELIFATTDAKKGTLFELATQKNYQKFVILDSIGGRFSVLSPVGLFPLACAGINIDEILAGAKEANELYKDSSLETNDAYRYAVARYLLGEKFQAEMLVAYEPNFAYFNEWWKQLFGESEGKEQKGLLPTSAVFSTDLHSLGQFIQEGSKVLFETVLSVKNPQVDLTIPHDQEDLDKLNYLEGKTVHFVNNAAFQATMDAHVQVGNVPNIHILLEDSAERSFGWLVMFFERACAISAYLLGVNPFNQPGVEVYKANMFKILGKK; from the coding sequence ATGAAAAAAATATTTTTAAATTTAGAAAATGCGATTTGTCAAAAAGAAATTTTAAAATACCAAGACAAAGTTACCAAAATCAATGCTGCAATGGATTCATTTACTTCAGTGGGAGCAGACTTTTTAGGTTGAAAAGATTTACCTGAAAATATCAATCAAGCTGAATTAAAAACAATGAAAGAAGCAGCTCAAAAATTACATCAGCAAAATATTGAACTTTTAGTAGTTATTGGAATTGGAGGCTCATACTTAGGTTCTAAAGCTGCTTTGGATTTTATTCAAGGTTTATACCCAGGTAAATCAAGAAAAATGGAAGTTATTTTTGCTGGAACTTCAATTAGCTCAAGTTCCTTAAGCCAACTTTTAAAATATGCTGAAGGTAAAAAGTTTGCCATAAATGTTATTTCTAAATCAGGAACAACAACTGAGCCAGCAATTGCTTTTAGATTCTTTAAAAATTTATTAGAAAAACAAGTAGGAGCATTAAAAGCTTCAGAATTAATTTTTGCAACTACTGATGCTAAAAAAGGAACCTTATTTGAATTAGCAACTCAAAAGAATTACCAAAAATTTGTTATTTTAGATTCAATTGGAGGGAGATTTAGTGTCCTTTCACCAGTAGGATTATTCCCATTAGCTTGTGCTGGAATTAACATTGATGAAATTTTAGCAGGAGCTAAAGAAGCTAATGAATTATATAAAGATAGCTCATTAGAAACTAACGATGCATACAGATATGCAGTTGCAAGATATTTACTTGGAGAAAAATTCCAAGCTGAAATGTTAGTAGCATATGAACCAAACTTTGCTTATTTTAATGAGTGATGAAAACAATTATTTGGAGAAAGTGAAGGAAAAGAGCAAAAAGGATTATTACCTACTTCAGCAGTATTTTCAACAGATTTACACTCACTTGGTCAATTCATTCAAGAAGGCTCAAAAGTGTTATTTGAAACAGTTTTAAGTGTTAAAAATCCTCAAGTTGATTTAACAATTCCTCATGACCAAGAAGATTTAGATAAACTAAATTACCTTGAAGGAAAAACTGTGCATTTTGTTAATAATGCAGCTTTCCAAGCTACAATGGATGCACATGTACAAGTTGGGAATGTGCCTAATATTCACATTTTACTTGAAGATTCAGCAGAACGTAGCTTTGGTTGACTTGTAATGTTCTTTGAAAGAGCTTGCGCTATTTCGGCTTATTTATTAGGAGTTAATCCATTTAATCAACCTGGTGTTGAAGTATATAAAGCTAATATGTTCAAAATCTTAGGTAAAAAATAA
- a CDS encoding large conductance mechanosensitive channel protein MscL translates to MIKKHLSKKTFKNAFDFIKKGNILFLAVAFLSGVVFNAVISSLANDIIMSAISELIGKKELENWKVGGMLIGKFLGTLINFVIVTGVLFVILFLYFYVKNYREYKKPPVIKPQSQPAPTVDEMILEQLREINKKLSNQPENNQNNEAKQE, encoded by the coding sequence ATGATTAAAAAACACTTAAGTAAAAAAACTTTTAAAAATGCTTTTGATTTTATTAAAAAAGGAAATATCTTATTTTTAGCAGTTGCCTTTTTATCTGGGGTTGTGTTTAATGCTGTTATTTCATCTTTAGCTAATGATATTATCATGAGCGCAATTTCAGAATTAATTGGTAAAAAAGAACTTGAAAATTGAAAAGTTGGTGGAATGCTAATAGGTAAGTTTTTAGGGACTTTAATTAACTTTGTTATTGTCACTGGTGTTTTATTTGTGATCTTATTTTTATATTTTTATGTTAAAAACTATCGAGAATATAAAAAACCACCAGTGATAAAACCTCAAAGTCAACCAGCTCCAACTGTTGATGAAATGATCTTAGAACAACTACGTGAAATAAATAAAAAACTTTCAAACCAACCTGAAAATAATCAAAATAACGAAGCAAAACAAGAGTAA
- a CDS encoding pseudouridine synthase: MQKQRLQKILSLAGVASRREAESLILQKRIKVNGLVAKLGDKASFNDEILLDNKPITHPQEKVYYVLNKPPKTICTLKDNFQRTLVTDLIDSPYKVFPVGRLDYDTTGVLLITNDGELSNKLLHPKYQIFRVYPARLNEPLSRQELKELNKPVYINKTLSKQDVLAIADAPKSYLVVLSQGTYHHVKELFKIVNKTVLNLKRIEYAGITVDKMPLGTFRKLTLKEIKDLKNLVRIQEEKLNKESKYD, encoded by the coding sequence ATGCAAAAGCAAAGATTACAAAAAATCCTTTCTTTAGCTGGAGTAGCTTCAAGGCGTGAAGCTGAAAGCTTAATTTTACAAAAAAGAATTAAAGTTAATGGTCTTGTAGCCAAACTTGGTGATAAAGCATCTTTTAATGATGAAATTTTATTAGATAATAAACCAATTACTCACCCGCAAGAAAAAGTGTATTATGTCTTAAATAAACCTCCTAAAACTATATGCACTTTAAAAGATAACTTTCAGCGAACTTTAGTTACAGACCTAATTGATTCTCCATACAAAGTTTTTCCTGTTGGAAGATTAGATTATGATACAACTGGGGTATTATTAATTACTAATGATGGAGAATTATCAAATAAGTTATTACACCCTAAATATCAAATCTTTAGGGTGTATCCAGCAAGGTTAAATGAGCCATTATCTAGACAAGAATTAAAAGAATTAAATAAGCCTGTTTATATTAATAAAACTTTAAGTAAGCAAGATGTTTTAGCCATTGCTGATGCACCTAAATCATATTTAGTAGTTTTATCACAAGGAACTTATCACCATGTCAAAGAATTATTTAAAATAGTGAATAAAACAGTGCTTAATTTAAAACGAATTGAATATGCAGGAATAACTGTTGATAAAATGCCTCTTGGCACATTTCGTAAATTAACCTTAAAAGAAATAAAAGATTTAAAAAATTTAGTTCGCATACAAGAAGAAAAACTCAATAAGGAGTCTAAATATGATTAA
- a CDS encoding nicotinate-nucleotide adenylyltransferase, with the protein MKIGIYGGSFDPIHKGHIKLANYVINELQLDKLLIVPNYSSPFKHKTISPQDKVNMINLVLEVKMELCDFEIKRNSTSYTIDTVKYLKNKYPNDELYLIIGSDNLVKLDKWKDIDLISKLTKIVCLKRTNKINKLNLKKYQGILLNNPIYDYSSTDYKKGYLDLVDLKVANYIQANGLYLEKIIHNSLTALRAKHSMACGAFAAELAKAHGYDAKKAYLAGIMHDIAKEWSEQASREFLAEYAPEYANVPKHFLHQHCSAMWAKHGYLLKDQEIIDAINCHTEMKEEMKALDKILFIADKICQGRKFPGIQKVRQLCFEDLEQGFAKVVKITYQLNISKGVIFSNESLKLYQKHMEK; encoded by the coding sequence ATGAAAATAGGGATTTACGGTGGTTCTTTTGATCCAATTCATAAAGGTCACATAAAATTAGCCAACTATGTAATTAACGAATTACAGTTAGATAAATTATTAATTGTGCCTAATTATAGTTCTCCATTTAAACATAAAACTATTTCACCACAAGACAAAGTTAATATGATTAACTTAGTTTTAGAAGTTAAAATGGAGCTTTGTGATTTTGAAATTAAACGTAATAGTACAAGTTATACTATTGATACAGTAAAATATTTAAAAAATAAATATCCTAATGATGAATTATATTTAATTATTGGTTCAGATAATTTAGTTAAATTAGATAAATGAAAAGATATTGATTTAATTAGTAAATTGACAAAAATAGTTTGTTTAAAAAGAACAAATAAAATTAATAAATTAAATCTTAAAAAATATCAAGGGATACTTTTAAATAATCCTATTTATGATTATTCATCAACAGATTATAAAAAAGGATATTTAGATTTAGTCGATTTAAAAGTTGCAAATTATATTCAAGCTAATGGTTTATACCTTGAAAAAATTATTCATAATTCACTTACTGCTTTAAGAGCAAAGCACTCTATGGCTTGTGGTGCTTTTGCTGCTGAGTTAGCTAAAGCCCACGGTTATGATGCTAAAAAGGCATATTTGGCGGGTATTATGCATGATATTGCTAAAGAATGAAGCGAGCAAGCATCAAGAGAATTTTTAGCTGAATATGCCCCAGAATATGCAAATGTGCCAAAACATTTTTTACACCAACATTGCTCTGCAATGTGAGCAAAACATGGTTATTTATTAAAAGATCAAGAAATTATTGATGCAATAAATTGTCATACTGAAATGAAAGAGGAAATGAAAGCCTTAGATAAAATTTTATTTATTGCTGATAAAATATGCCAAGGCAGAAAATTCCCAGGGATTCAAAAAGTTCGCCAGCTTTGTTTTGAAGATTTAGAACAAGGTTTTGCTAAAGTTGTTAAAATAACTTATCAATTAAATATATCCAAAGGGGTTATATTTAGCAATGAATCTTTAAAACTTTACCAAAAACATATGGAGAAATAA
- a CDS encoding Y-family DNA polymerase, producing MKKPYSFIFHIDFDSFFVSALRTIYPELNNKPVAIAKSSVHAVAESISYELRKLGFKAGQKIYEIKKLEPKTIVVESRYDVYNTISTEIFNYLKTKYSSNLEIASIDECYIFFNYKTLQSEQQALDLAKQIQSQVLKKFKIPISIGISTTKFYAKMTTNISKPFGIGLTNKDNYKERFFDLDIIKFHGIGDKLAQKLNKIGIYKIKDFYNFDLSNFLLKSVLGTTAYKYYDALNIDFQDKINQEDQLKGIGNEVSFANASNDENLIYNALDEMVKKVASRLKHYEKVGNNISLVIRIPTKNWVSKNMQLDYNLSSYQDIKKHAYYLYQQHFADKEILGIGVRISGLLESYNNYQKISLFDKNSKKLSQVDMIISKLKHKTKTNKIYTLSDYQKVKNRKNRFGNDPLGSVIFKK from the coding sequence TTGAAAAAACCTTATAGTTTTATTTTTCATATTGACTTTGATAGTTTTTTTGTAAGTGCGCTAAGAACAATTTATCCAGAATTAAATAATAAACCTGTTGCTATTGCTAAAAGTTCAGTTCATGCCGTTGCTGAATCAATTAGTTATGAATTACGTAAGCTTGGTTTTAAAGCAGGACAAAAAATTTATGAAATTAAAAAACTTGAACCTAAAACTATTGTAGTTGAGTCACGGTATGATGTTTATAACACAATTTCAACTGAAATATTTAACTATCTTAAAACTAAGTATTCAAGTAATTTAGAAATAGCTTCAATTGATGAATGTTATATCTTTTTTAATTATAAAACTTTGCAAAGTGAGCAACAAGCTTTAGATTTAGCAAAACAAATCCAAAGCCAAGTATTAAAAAAATTCAAAATACCAATTTCAATTGGAATTTCAACTACCAAATTTTATGCTAAAATGACTACTAATATTTCTAAACCTTTTGGCATTGGATTAACTAATAAAGATAATTATAAAGAGCGCTTTTTTGATTTAGATATTATTAAATTTCATGGTATTGGCGATAAATTAGCTCAAAAATTAAATAAAATTGGAATTTATAAAATTAAAGATTTTTATAACTTCGATTTATCTAATTTTTTATTAAAATCTGTTTTAGGTACAACAGCATATAAGTATTATGATGCTTTAAATATTGATTTTCAAGACAAAATAAACCAAGAAGATCAGCTAAAAGGAATTGGCAATGAAGTAAGCTTTGCAAATGCTTCTAATGATGAAAATCTTATTTATAATGCACTTGATGAAATGGTTAAAAAAGTTGCTAGTAGACTTAAACACTATGAAAAAGTTGGAAATAATATTAGCCTTGTAATTAGAATTCCAACTAAAAATTGGGTTTCTAAGAACATGCAACTTGATTATAATTTAAGTTCATATCAAGATATTAAAAAACATGCATATTATCTTTATCAGCAACATTTTGCTGATAAAGAAATTTTAGGTATTGGTGTGAGAATTTCAGGTTTATTAGAAAGTTATAATAATTATCAAAAAATTAGTTTGTTTGATAAAAACTCAAAAAAACTTTCGCAAGTAGATATGATTATTTCAAAACTAAAACACAAAACTAAGACAAACAAAATTTACACATTAAGTGATTACCAAAAGGTTAAAAACCGTAAAAATAGATTTGGCAATGATCCTTTAGGTAGTGTAATTTTTAAAAAATAG
- a CDS encoding iron-sulfur cluster assembly scaffold protein, producing the protein MHFNPNQAREIIMAHYKEPKFKAKLEANFQTYFSTTCSDKLQLSLKFENNYLTKAKFDGHGCAIFVASTDILLDILLNKSKTEILEIISLYTEFLNDPSKYTQETIKDLAGLWVFFNVKKHLSRLNCALLSANSIKEEIEKTL; encoded by the coding sequence ATGCATTTTAATCCTAATCAAGCTCGCGAGATCATTATGGCTCATTATAAAGAGCCAAAATTTAAAGCTAAGCTAGAAGCTAATTTTCAAACTTACTTTTCAACAACTTGTTCTGATAAATTACAGCTTAGTTTAAAGTTTGAAAACAATTACTTAACTAAGGCTAAATTTGATGGTCATGGGTGTGCTATTTTTGTGGCTTCAACTGATATTTTGTTAGATATATTATTAAATAAATCTAAAACAGAAATTTTAGAAATTATTAGTTTATATACAGAATTTTTAAATGATCCTTCAAAATATACTCAAGAAACAATTAAAGACCTTGCAGGTCTATGAGTGTTTTTTAATGTTAAAAAACACTTAAGTAGACTTAATTGTGCTTTATTAAGTGCAAACTCAATTAAGGAAGAAATTGAAAAAACCTTATAG
- a CDS encoding aminotransferase class V-fold PLP-dependent enzyme → MNKEIRAQFPILKDIIYFDSAALVLKPLIAINAINEFYLTKSISSRTVDTPLGSFINQKITEVRQKVATLVDAKLTEVIFTSGTTESINLFARMFGRLLSSEDVILLHAYNHSSNIIPWIEIAKETNSKVIMSNDLINDLEQHSNVKIVCFSQETNNFAQDFDLALIYQKAKEKGAYVLNDAAQAISHYKVSLKFSDVIVFSTNKFYGPTGLGLLIIKQELLSQLSPVKYGGGSVDEVKGTLEWKLKKHINAFEPGTPDLAGIYMFDKSLDFFNSIGYQKTQEILLNLSYYLHDKLSKLDNIEIFSKPGDYICLINVKKINPQDVATYLGSKNIYTISGIFCAQYLRNLHSTYSYLRISLGIYNTYQDIDKLVAELEKGGDFYAF, encoded by the coding sequence ATGAATAAAGAAATAAGAGCGCAATTTCCAATTTTAAAAGATATTATTTATTTTGATAGCGCAGCTTTAGTTTTAAAACCATTAATTGCAATTAATGCAATTAATGAATTTTATTTAACTAAATCAATTTCATCTCGCACTGTTGATACACCACTTGGAAGTTTTATTAATCAAAAAATTACCGAAGTTAGGCAAAAAGTAGCAACTTTAGTTGATGCTAAATTAACTGAAGTTATCTTTACTAGCGGGACAACTGAATCAATTAATTTATTTGCTCGAATGTTTGGAAGACTTTTAAGTTCTGAAGATGTTATCTTATTACATGCTTATAATCATTCTTCAAATATTATTCCATGGATTGAAATAGCTAAAGAAACTAATTCAAAAGTTATTATGAGCAATGATTTAATTAATGATTTAGAGCAACATTCAAATGTTAAAATAGTTTGCTTTAGCCAAGAAACAAACAATTTTGCACAAGATTTTGATTTGGCATTAATTTATCAAAAAGCTAAAGAAAAAGGGGCATATGTATTAAATGATGCAGCGCAAGCAATAAGTCATTATAAAGTATCATTAAAGTTTAGTGATGTAATTGTTTTTAGTACTAATAAATTTTACGGACCTACTGGTCTTGGACTTTTAATTATTAAACAAGAGTTATTAAGTCAACTTTCTCCTGTTAAATATGGTGGAGGAAGTGTTGATGAAGTCAAAGGTACCTTAGAATGAAAGTTAAAAAAACATATTAATGCCTTTGAACCAGGAACTCCAGATTTAGCAGGAATTTATATGTTTGATAAATCGCTTGATTTTTTTAATAGTATTGGATATCAAAAAACACAAGAAATTTTACTTAATTTATCATATTACTTACATGATAAATTAAGTAAACTTGATAATATCGAAATTTTTTCAAAACCAGGTGATTATATTTGTTTAATAAATGTAAAAAAAATTAATCCCCAAGATGTTGCAACATATTTAGGTTCGAAAAATATTTATACAATTTCAGGGATTTTTTGTGCTCAATATTTACGCAATTTACATTCCACATATTCATATTTAAGAATTTCTTTAGGGATTTATAACACTTACCAAGATATAGATAAATTAGTTGCTGAATTGGAAAAAGGAGGTGATTTTTATGCATTTTAA